The following proteins are co-located in the Desulfurococcus amylolyticus Z-533 genome:
- a CDS encoding radical SAM protein, which produces MLVRASIGTLAKLGLADIKIIDEPRTAYFLQYSENGCLGKCRFCNQSRSSRAGKDWLGKVTWPPVELATVLDSWRDVFDRVCFQTIIKQGFIEEARVFIREITRVSDLPVSLAITPVSKSILREFKELGVDKLGVGLDTVTEELFTKWGKPYAWRIYWRFIEEAVDVFGEGNVYVHIIVGLGESLREALETIIKIYSKGARVALFNYFDSSNMKSIDKRYYRIIQLAVELIENGEDPLEYIDLDSMRFKQQPGIDVYEALYTRGCPGCNRPFYTDLPRVIYNFPSRKILEKHRNEIMRELESIGVKA; this is translated from the coding sequence ATGTTGGTCAGGGCATCAATAGGTACGCTTGCAAAGCTCGGGTTAGCAGATATAAAGATTATTGATGAACCTAGAACAGCATACTTTCTTCAATACTCTGAAAACGGATGCCTCGGTAAATGCAGGTTCTGTAATCAGTCGAGAAGCTCGAGAGCTGGTAAAGACTGGCTTGGCAAGGTGACTTGGCCACCCGTGGAGTTAGCCACTGTATTGGATTCATGGCGGGACGTCTTCGACCGCGTGTGCTTCCAGACAATTATTAAGCAGGGATTTATCGAGGAAGCCCGTGTCTTTATACGTGAAATAACCCGAGTAAGCGATCTCCCTGTATCACTGGCTATAACACCTGTCTCCAAGAGTATTCTAAGGGAATTCAAGGAGCTAGGTGTAGATAAGCTTGGAGTAGGCCTTGACACCGTTACAGAGGAATTGTTTACTAAATGGGGGAAACCCTACGCGTGGAGGATCTACTGGAGGTTCATTGAGGAAGCCGTCGACGTATTTGGAGAGGGGAATGTTTATGTACACATCATCGTAGGTCTGGGCGAGAGCCTCAGAGAAGCCCTTGAAACCATTATAAAAATATACTCGAAGGGGGCTCGGGTCGCGTTATTCAACTACTTTGACTCAAGTAACATGAAGAGTATTGATAAAAGATACTATAGGATAATCCAGTTAGCAGTAGAGCTCATTGAAAACGGGGAAGACCCATTAGAGTACATTGATCTAGACTCCATGAGGTTTAAACAACAGCCAGGAATAGACGTCTATGAGGCATTATATACAAGGGGATGTCCCGGTTGTAATAGGCCGTTTTACACAGACCTACCCAGAGTAATATATAACTTCCCCTCACGTAAAATCCTTGAAAAACACAGAAATGAAATAATGAGAGAGTTGGAGAGCATAGGTGTTAAGGCTTGA